One Candidatus Limnocylindrales bacterium genomic window carries:
- the guaA gene encoding glutamine-hydrolyzing GMP synthase, which yields MVLILDFGSQYTQLIARRVREARVYCEIHPFNIPAEKIRQLAPQAIILSGGPASVYDEGAPSPSPAIFEQGVPLLGICYGMGILGVAGGGVVARSAHREYGYAELHVDVDEDLFHGFGAGEPTTVWMSHGDRLEKLPEGWEAIARSGNSPLAALRHKGKRQYAVQFHPEVVHTKRGREVLENFLFRICGLKADWTMESYVESAVARIRALVGDGQVVCGISGGVDSTVTAALIEKAVPGQLTCVFVNNGLLRKDEAEQVRQMLGPRFGDDFVYVDASQRFLGALRGIEDPEQKRKTIGRVFIEVFEEAALKPRAGRAKATFLGQGTLYPDVIESVSVKGPSATIKSHHNVGGLPEKMNLALVEPLRELFKDEVRAAGAVLGLPHELLWRHPFPGPGLAVRVLGPIEEVSLATLREADAVFIDEIRRAGLYDQIWQAFAVLLPVRTVGVQGDYRTYDQVVALRAIVSEDGMTADWFRFPPEVLARTASRIANEVRGVNRVVYDVSTKPPATVEWE from the coding sequence ATGGTCCTGATCCTCGACTTCGGCAGCCAGTACACCCAGCTCATCGCGCGCCGCGTGCGCGAAGCGCGGGTGTACTGCGAGATCCATCCTTTCAACATCCCCGCCGAGAAGATCCGCCAGCTCGCGCCGCAGGCGATCATCCTCTCGGGCGGCCCGGCCAGCGTCTACGACGAAGGCGCGCCGTCGCCGTCGCCGGCGATCTTCGAGCAGGGCGTTCCGCTGCTCGGCATCTGCTACGGCATGGGCATCCTGGGCGTGGCCGGCGGCGGTGTGGTCGCGCGCTCGGCGCATCGCGAGTACGGCTATGCCGAGCTGCACGTGGACGTGGACGAGGATCTCTTCCACGGCTTCGGTGCCGGCGAGCCCACCACCGTCTGGATGAGCCACGGAGACCGGCTCGAGAAGCTACCGGAAGGCTGGGAAGCCATCGCGCGCAGCGGCAACTCTCCGCTGGCCGCGCTTCGTCACAAGGGCAAGCGCCAGTACGCGGTGCAGTTCCATCCCGAGGTCGTCCATACAAAGCGCGGCCGTGAGGTGCTCGAGAACTTCCTCTTCCGCATCTGCGGCCTGAAGGCCGACTGGACGATGGAGAGCTACGTCGAGTCGGCCGTTGCGCGCATTCGGGCGCTGGTCGGGGACGGACAGGTGGTCTGCGGCATCAGCGGCGGCGTCGATTCGACCGTCACCGCCGCGCTGATCGAGAAGGCGGTGCCGGGACAGCTCACGTGCGTGTTCGTCAACAACGGCCTGCTGCGCAAGGACGAGGCCGAGCAGGTGCGCCAGATGCTCGGCCCGCGCTTCGGCGACGACTTCGTCTACGTCGACGCGTCTCAGCGCTTCCTCGGAGCGCTGCGCGGGATCGAGGATCCCGAGCAGAAGCGCAAGACGATCGGGCGCGTGTTCATCGAGGTTTTCGAGGAGGCGGCGCTGAAGCCGCGTGCGGGCCGCGCCAAGGCGACGTTCCTGGGGCAGGGGACGCTGTATCCGGACGTGATCGAGTCGGTGTCCGTCAAGGGACCGTCAGCCACGATCAAGAGCCACCACAACGTCGGCGGCCTCCCGGAGAAGATGAACCTGGCGCTGGTCGAGCCGCTGCGCGAGCTGTTCAAGGACGAGGTGCGAGCGGCGGGCGCGGTGTTGGGGCTGCCGCACGAGCTGCTGTGGCGCCATCCGTTCCCGGGTCCGGGGCTTGCCGTGCGCGTGCTCGGGCCGATCGAGGAAGTGTCGCTTGCCACGCTGCGCGAAGCGGACGCGGTGTTCATCGACGAGATTCGCCGAGCCGGGCTCTACGACCAGATCTGGCAGGCCTTTGCCGTTCTCTTGCCCGTGCGGACCGTGGGCGTGCAAGGGGACTATCGCACCTACGACCAGGTCGTCGCGCTGCGTGCGATCGTCAGCGAGGACGGAATGACCGCGGATTGGTTCCGATTCCCGCCGGAGGTGCTGGCGCGCACGGCGTCGCGTATCGCGAACGAGGTGCGCGGGGTGAACCGGGTCGTCTACGACGTTTCGACGAAGCCGCCGGCAACGGTGGAGTGGGAGTAG
- a CDS encoding gamma carbonic anhydrase family protein: MIRSYDNLAPRIAFSAWVAPTAVVVGDVEIGEDSSIWYGCVVRGDVFHVRIGARTNVQDMTVIHVTHERYPTILHDDITVGHRAVLHGCTVESRALIGIGAVVLDQAVIGEGALVAAGSLVTPSTRVPCGMMVMGAPARVVREVTDAERAWMAESSRNYVEYARRHAAAG, translated from the coding sequence ATGATTCGCAGCTACGACAACCTCGCGCCTCGCATCGCGTTCTCGGCGTGGGTCGCGCCGACGGCGGTCGTCGTCGGCGATGTGGAGATCGGCGAGGACTCCTCGATCTGGTACGGCTGCGTCGTGCGGGGCGACGTCTTCCACGTGCGCATCGGCGCGCGCACGAACGTGCAGGACATGACGGTCATCCATGTCACGCACGAGCGCTATCCCACCATCCTTCACGACGACATCACGGTCGGCCACCGCGCGGTGCTGCATGGCTGCACCGTCGAGAGCCGCGCTCTGATCGGAATCGGCGCCGTGGTTCTGGACCAGGCGGTGATCGGTGAAGGCGCGCTGGTCGCGGCAGGCTCGCTGGTGACGCCCTCGACCCGAGTGCCGTGCGGGATGATGGTGATGGGGGCGCCGGCGCGAGTCGTGCGCGAGGTAACAGACGCCGAACGCGCCTGGATGGCGGAATCCTCGCGGAATTACGTCGAGTACGCGCGACGGCACGCGGCGGCGGGCTGA
- the guaB gene encoding IMP dehydrogenase, with translation MEPLENLREALTFDDVLLVPGASSILPAQADVGTRLTRKIRLNIPLVSAAMDTVTESRTAISMARSGGIGFIHRNLDVVEQAAMVARVKKSESWMVRDPVTIEPQAPLSEALEIMRQHGISGLPVIEGKRLVGILTNRDVRFERNLSRPVSELMTSEELITTRAGISMEDATALLHRHRIEKLLVVDEGGRLQGLITVKDIQKSIEFPNASKDTHGRLLVGAAVGVGPDRQDRVRALYEAGVDVVAVDTAHGHSKNVLETVAEIKKTFPELQVIGGNVATREGTQALIDAGADGIKVGMGVGSICTTRVISGVGIPQLTAVADACEAADKAGVPVIADGGIRYSGDITKALAAGASATMIGSLLAGTEESPGETVLYQGRTYKVYRGMGSLEAMRGGQSKDRYSQQETEDIKLVPEGIEGRVPYKGNIAPILHQLVGGLKAGMGYIGAASLQELRSKARFMRVSPAGLSESHVHDVTMTKEPPNYQRE, from the coding sequence ATGGAACCCCTGGAGAATCTGCGCGAGGCGCTTACCTTCGACGACGTTCTCCTCGTCCCGGGAGCCTCTTCGATCCTTCCTGCGCAGGCGGACGTCGGCACTCGGCTGACGCGCAAGATCCGTCTGAACATCCCGCTCGTCTCGGCGGCCATGGACACGGTGACCGAATCGCGCACCGCCATCTCGATGGCGCGCTCGGGCGGCATCGGCTTCATCCATCGCAACCTGGATGTGGTCGAGCAGGCGGCGATGGTGGCGCGCGTCAAGAAGAGCGAGAGCTGGATGGTGCGCGATCCCGTCACCATCGAGCCGCAGGCGCCGCTGTCGGAAGCGCTCGAGATCATGCGCCAGCATGGCATCAGCGGCCTTCCGGTGATCGAGGGAAAACGCCTGGTCGGCATCCTGACCAACCGCGACGTGCGCTTCGAGCGCAATCTGTCGCGCCCGGTCAGCGAGCTGATGACGAGCGAGGAGCTGATCACCACGCGAGCCGGCATCAGCATGGAGGATGCGACGGCGCTGCTTCACCGCCACCGCATCGAGAAGCTGCTGGTGGTCGACGAGGGAGGACGGCTCCAAGGCCTGATCACGGTCAAGGACATCCAGAAGTCGATCGAGTTTCCCAACGCCTCCAAGGACACGCACGGACGATTGCTCGTCGGCGCCGCCGTCGGCGTCGGCCCCGATCGGCAGGATCGCGTGCGTGCGCTGTACGAAGCGGGCGTGGACGTGGTCGCCGTCGATACGGCGCACGGCCATTCCAAGAACGTTCTGGAGACCGTGGCCGAGATCAAGAAAACATTTCCCGAGCTTCAGGTGATCGGTGGCAACGTGGCCACGCGCGAGGGCACGCAGGCACTGATCGACGCCGGCGCCGACGGCATCAAGGTCGGCATGGGGGTGGGCTCGATCTGCACGACGCGCGTGATCTCGGGCGTCGGCATTCCTCAGCTCACCGCCGTTGCCGACGCGTGCGAAGCCGCCGACAAGGCCGGCGTCCCGGTGATCGCCGACGGCGGCATCCGCTACAGCGGCGACATCACCAAGGCGCTCGCCGCCGGCGCGAGCGCCACGATGATTGGCAGCCTGCTCGCCGGAACCGAGGAAAGTCCCGGCGAGACGGTGCTGTACCAGGGCCGCACCTACAAGGTCTATCGCGGCATGGGATCTCTGGAGGCCATGCGCGGCGGCCAGAGCAAGGACCGCTACTCGCAGCAGGAGACCGAGGACATCAAGCTGGTGCCCGAAGGCATCGAAGGGCGCGTGCCCTACAAGGGCAACATCGCGCCGATCCTTCATCAGCTCGTGGGCGGCCTGAAGGCCGGCATGGGCTACATCGGCGCCGCCAGCCTCCAGGAGCTTCGCAGCAAGGCGCGCTTCATGCGCGTCTCACCGGCCGGCCTCTCCGAAAGCCACGTCCACGATGTGACGATGACCAAGGAGCCGCCCAACTATCAGCGAGAGTAG